The following are encoded in a window of Rhodomicrobium lacus genomic DNA:
- a CDS encoding chemotaxis protein CheW yields MTEAALAVPRQKSVDRSLGADAAHQFISFSIGGEEYAIDITAVREIRGWSGTTALPNQPDYVLGVMNLRGTIIPVYDLKLRFGTGATEAAKSKIVIIVAIRERTVGLLVDAVSDILTIETSEIRPVPEMDRGAVAEFLSGIVSVEGTMVVVLSLEHLFQRDEVEQLREMEDAAIQ; encoded by the coding sequence ATGACCGAAGCGGCACTCGCAGTCCCGAGACAAAAATCAGTAGACAGATCATTGGGCGCCGACGCAGCGCATCAATTCATCAGTTTTTCCATCGGCGGCGAGGAATACGCCATCGACATCACCGCTGTCCGGGAAATCCGAGGGTGGAGCGGCACCACTGCACTGCCAAATCAGCCGGACTACGTTCTCGGCGTCATGAACCTCAGAGGCACGATCATCCCGGTTTACGATCTGAAACTGCGGTTCGGGACCGGTGCTACGGAAGCGGCCAAGTCGAAAATCGTCATCATCGTCGCGATTCGCGAACGGACCGTGGGCCTCCTTGTGGACGCCGTATCCGACATCCTGACGATCGAGACTTCGGAGATACGGCCTGTTCCGGAAATGGATCGAGGCGCCGTCGCGGAATTTCTCTCCGGCATCGTGTCCGTCGAGGGAACGATGGTGGTCGTCCTTTCGCTCGAACACCTCTTCCAGCGAGACGAAGTGGAGCAGCTACGGGAGATGGAAGATGCAGCAATCCAGTAA